AACCGGAGTACTTATAACCGGACCGGACACATGGCCTGTTCCGCTCCGGTGAGTTCCTGTTTTCAAAACATTAGTAAAAACATAACATCCAATAATTTGATTGAAGAAGTAAGATGAACTTAGTAAACCCACATCATAGTTTACTAGCATCTGGCATATGCACATATTTTGTAGGGAAACATAACATGATTAAGAACTGATAATGTAATGCATATGATATGTGTGTTGTCTAAAATCCATGAATCTTGTGTTTGGATGAAATTATGACAATCACATTATTTAATTTGCAGAGAATGACAAGAGTTACAAGTTACACATTGAGAAGGTACCTTAAACTTCTTCTATAAACACTCAAAAACTAATCCAATGATAATTagcaaacaagaaagaaaaagaaaagagatttGGGATGTGAATTTGTTgtaacacaaaacaaaacataCATATAGATATATACATGAAAAGGGACAGAAGAAGCATTTAGCGAGGTCCAGATAAAAGAGATGGCAACAATGGAGTAGATTCTTTAGTTGTTGCTATAATTACTGGATTGGACAAGTCATAGTCAAGTTTTTGTTCAACTTCCATATCACCTTCTAATACTTTAACCACCATTGACATTGAAGGCCTTTTTGTATAATCCTTCTGCAGACACCATGTTGCAATCTTCATCATGTTACTAATTTCTGCTCTATGTAACTTCATATCTTCGTTACAATCATCCACAAGATCGATTACTCTATCTTCTTCTGCCTTTCTCTCAAACATACTAAGTAAATGCATTCTTTCTTCTGGTTCAGAGTGATCCACATTTCTCCTTCCGCATAACATTTCTAGGACAACTACCCCAAAGCTATACACATCTACTTTTTCTGTTATTATTGAGCTTAACCATTCTGGTGCCAAATATCCTGGAGTTCCTCTCATTGCTGTTACAACTTTGCTTTCCTCTCTGTTGACAAGTTTAGACAACCCGAAATCAGATATCTTCCCATTCAACTTGTCGTCTAACAGAATGTTTTGAGGTTTGATATCTAAATGGATGATCTTTTGGGAACAATCTTCATGAAGATAGTTTAGTCCCTTTGCTATATCAAGAATGATCTTCTTTCTTTGCTTCCAATCAAGACTAAGCTCAGGGGTTTGATGGAATATCCATTTATCCAAAGATCCATTACACATGAATTCATAAACTAGCAGCATATTAGATTTATCAACACAAAATCCAAGTAATCTTGCCAAGTTAACATGGTGAATGCTGCCAATTGATTCAACCTCAGCCAAAAATGATTTCTTCATTGGCCCTATACCGTTGAGACGTTTCACTGCAATCTTGGTGCCATCAGCCAAAGTCCCTTCAAAAACTGACCCAAATCCTCCCTCACCAAGCATCTTGGAGAAATTATCTGTCAAGGCTTTCAATTCTTCGTGCGAAAATCGCGTAGGAAGTCCTGGTACTTGATCAAGGTAATCCTCCTCCAAGTCATCATCCGCATTTCGGTTCTTCTTCCATGCTAATAGCCCTGAAACTCCAATGAAAATAAGCACAAATGGTACAATGCTTGAACTCAATATAATTGCCATTTTGCTCTTCTTTTTTTGCTGAGGAACTACAGCTTCTGCAGGTGGGGTTTGGTCATTTTGTACCTTAAGGTATATGGTAGAGTTATAATGGGTTTGCTCCTTAACATTGTTAATCAAAGAAAATATCTGATTAGGCAAGTAGCAAAAACCATTAGCAGAATCCGAACCATATCTAAAGATCGCAGCTTTACACGAACAATTCATTGAACAAGCATTTCTACAACTCTCTAAATCCACATTTTTGAGATCTTCGTTAAAGGAGGCATAGGTTGTATCAGTGAGCTCTATGAAACTGTGATTTTGCAAACCTTGACAAGACAAGGGAGTAGTTTCAGAACAACCAAGACTAGGCTGCCTGACATCAATTTGCTTGAAATAGGCTTTTCCATTGGCAGTTTCAGCAGGACAACTACACTGCCCATTCGAGCAAATCCCATAGTTACCACAAACAGTAGGGTAGAAACATTCATAACCCGGAGATGAAAGCACATCAGCTACAACTTGCCACCCATTTGTTCCCCATTCATGAACTCTCAAATGCCCATCAGACCAAAATCTTGCATATTGTGCTGATGAGGACTCAGGAATTGGAGTAAACATATCTGGCTCACTTGGCTCAGAAGAATTGGCAAACAATGCAAAGCTACCATTGCGAAGAGTGACATAAGTGGGTTCTTTATTAGTTTTTGTACCAGAAACAGACATTTCTGAATAAACCTGAACTGGATTAGACTCTACTGATGCATACATACCTTCATCGTTGACAGAAAGTGAGAGCAAGTTGAGTTGAGTCCAATTTGTTGGAGACATACTAGGAATGAGTTTGTGGCCGGAAATTAACCTTtgtccaggaaccaaagaatcaGTTGGATGATCAAAAGACTGCCAAACTGTAGAATTGTTATTGTCAAAAAGCACAAGGTTTCCCATTTCAGTCAAATTTAAGCCTGCAACAGACTTTCCAGCAGTACCTGTGGACCAAGCTATATTTCCATCAACATCTTTCAAGACAAAATCTCCATTGGATGTAAGCTGCAATGTGGAGTTGATTCTGACAGGATTGTTTCTATTGGCAGACCAGACTAATTGGGGAAAACCAATAGCAGGTGATGTTATTCCTGAAATACTATTGGTTTGAACAATAAAAATGGCAAAGAGATAAGAATCACAAGTTCCATTGCAGAAGAAACCGCAGGCAAACTTTGGACCAAAGGTTCCTCTGAGAAGGATAGATCTGACCCTTGATCCATCTTGGAAATCAACAGAATGGGGAAGAGATGGGCTATTTTTCCAGGAAGTAAAGAGATTGGCAGTTGGATAATCAAAAGATTCAGCATTTGATAAccaaacaaaaacaagaaagtAAACTAGTAAATGGAAAATGCCCATTTGCATCCAAATTCTACAAAAGAAATATGATCAGATAAACTAAAATTACAAGGACGATTGAAGCTTTTCAGTGGGTGACTTTAGGTTAGGTTAGGATTAGCCAGGTCAACTGTCAATGTCTATTTGCCTCCTAA
The DNA window shown above is from Euphorbia lathyris chromosome 1, ddEupLath1.1, whole genome shotgun sequence and carries:
- the LOC136203620 gene encoding G-type lectin S-receptor-like serine/threonine-protein kinase SD2-5 produces the protein MQMGIFHLLVYFLVFVWLSNAESFDYPTANLFTSWKNSPSLPHSVDFQDGSRVRSILLRGTFGPKFACGFFCNGTCDSYLFAIFIVQTNSISGITSPAIGFPQLVWSANRNNPVRINSTLQLTSNGDFVLKDVDGNIAWSTGTAGKSVAGLNLTEMGNLVLFDNNNSTVWQSFDHPTDSLVPGQRLISGHKLIPSMSPTNWTQLNLLSLSVNDEGMYASVESNPVQVYSEMSVSGTKTNKEPTYVTLRNGSFALFANSSEPSEPDMFTPIPESSSAQYARFWSDGHLRVHEWGTNGWQVVADVLSSPGYECFYPTVCGNYGICSNGQCSCPAETANGKAYFKQIDVRQPSLGCSETTPLSCQGLQNHSFIELTDTTYASFNEDLKNVDLESCRNACSMNCSCKAAIFRYGSDSANGFCYLPNQIFSLINNVKEQTHYNSTIYLKVQNDQTPPAEAVVPQQKKKSKMAIILSSSIVPFVLIFIGVSGLLAWKKNRNADDDLEEDYLDQVPGLPTRFSHEELKALTDNFSKMLGEGGFGSVFEGTLADGTKIAVKRLNGIGPMKKSFLAEVESIGSIHHVNLARLLGFCVDKSNMLLVYEFMCNGSLDKWIFHQTPELSLDWKQRKKIILDIAKGLNYLHEDCSQKIIHLDIKPQNILLDDKLNGKISDFGLSKLVNREESKVVTAMRGTPGYLAPEWLSSIITEKVDVYSFGVVVLEMLCGRRNVDHSEPEERMHLLSMFERKAEEDRVIDLVDDCNEDMKLHRAEISNMMKIATWCLQKDYTKRPSMSMVVKVLEGDMEVEQKLDYDLSNPVIIATTKESTPLLPSLLSGPR